The proteins below are encoded in one region of Aequorivita iocasae:
- a CDS encoding DUF4175 family protein — protein sequence MSTFSIIQQKLEEFIKKYYTNELIKGAILFFAIGLLYLLITLLVEYFLWLNPLGRRILFWAFVIVELGLFVRFIAFPLAKLFKLQKGIDYTQASKIIGNHFPQVNDKLLNVIQLNQKQRESELLAASIDQKATELQPVPFKSAVNFKKNAKYLKYAAIPVLVFLLFSALGGMDIFSSSYKRVVHYDTAFEPPAPFSFIVMNDDLNAVENKPFNLKIRTEGTAIPENASINYNGENYYLQQTAPGFFEYTFQQPVESIDFSLKANKVTSREYTLEVVKTPTLLNFEMILDYPSYTGKRDETIKSTGNATIPEGTRVKWNVATKNTKKVTLKIADTSFSFASKGENFNFEKGIYSKMDYAITTSNDKLKDYENLAFTLNVVKDQFPEIEVQSKQDSTNTQRIFFLGQISDDYGLTKLRLVYFPEGDENQAKIQALPLNKTNFDQFTYVFPGNLSLTEGISYEYYFEVFDNDALHNYKSSKSGIYSYRKLTKDELEDEQLQNQQNAIKGLDKSLEEFKDQKQALEELSRTQKEKNELNYNDKKKLENFLQRQRQQEEMMKNFSKEMKEELQNFQPENQEKDPFKEELEKRLDENEERIKENEKLLEELEKLQDKIAKEELTEKLEKLSKQNKNQEKNLEQLLELTKRYYVEKKAEKLAEELFELGEEQEKLADKPANENTKEAQEELNKKFDNYKKEMEKLQKENEALKKPFDIPEDKPTEQQIDEEQQKATDKLEQQKPSDAGKNQKNSGQKMKQMSKGMQMQMNAGQGESIEEDVKMLRQIVDNLVVFSFQQEDLMEVFKKIEYGNPIFGKKLNIQNDLKTNFEHIDDSIFELSLRQPLIGTQINTTLTEIQYNIDKSLERLAENQTRQGIGNQQYTTTGANDLAVLLSDILGNMQMQMSMSMGSGSGKGTPSPGSGSSGGFQLPDIIKKQESLSEKMKEGINKGKKGSKGDGKGEGDGDGSGDGNGENGEDGNDGKNGNEKGNNKEGKGNSEDMNGELFEIFKQQQDLRNQLQNRLSKESLNGNGGDLLKKMEGIEQQLLDKGFNQNTLQQMLNLKYELLKLDKADLEQGQETRRESQTNKKNFQNNVQLSPEDIKKYFNTTEILNREALPLQQDYKNKVQEYFKEKND from the coding sequence ATGAGCACTTTTAGCATCATCCAGCAAAAACTGGAGGAATTTATCAAGAAATACTACACCAATGAGCTTATAAAGGGAGCTATCCTTTTTTTCGCCATTGGACTTTTGTATTTATTGATTACACTGCTCGTTGAATATTTTTTGTGGCTCAATCCGTTGGGAAGACGCATTTTGTTTTGGGCGTTTGTAATTGTGGAATTGGGCTTATTTGTTCGGTTTATCGCCTTTCCGCTTGCGAAACTTTTCAAACTCCAAAAAGGGATAGATTATACCCAGGCTTCCAAAATTATCGGCAACCATTTTCCGCAGGTAAATGATAAATTGCTGAACGTTATTCAGCTGAACCAGAAACAACGTGAAAGTGAATTGCTCGCCGCGAGTATCGATCAAAAGGCTACCGAACTGCAACCCGTTCCCTTCAAAAGTGCGGTAAATTTTAAAAAAAATGCCAAATATTTGAAATATGCTGCCATTCCAGTGTTAGTGTTTTTACTTTTCAGCGCTTTGGGCGGAATGGATATTTTTTCAAGTAGTTACAAGCGCGTCGTGCATTATGACACTGCCTTTGAGCCGCCCGCGCCTTTTTCTTTTATCGTGATGAACGACGATTTGAATGCAGTAGAAAACAAACCTTTCAACTTAAAAATTAGAACTGAAGGCACCGCGATTCCTGAAAATGCAAGTATTAATTACAATGGAGAAAACTACTATTTGCAACAAACCGCGCCGGGATTTTTTGAATATACGTTTCAACAACCCGTGGAATCTATCGATTTTAGCTTAAAGGCAAATAAAGTGACTTCCCGTGAATACACCTTAGAGGTTGTAAAAACTCCTACTTTGCTCAATTTTGAAATGATTTTGGACTATCCCTCTTATACAGGGAAAAGGGACGAAACCATAAAAAGTACCGGAAACGCTACCATTCCCGAAGGAACGAGAGTTAAGTGGAATGTTGCAACAAAAAACACAAAAAAGGTTACTTTGAAGATCGCGGATACTTCTTTTTCGTTTGCTTCAAAAGGGGAAAACTTCAATTTTGAAAAAGGAATTTATAGTAAAATGGATTACGCTATCACTACATCAAATGATAAACTGAAGGATTACGAAAACCTTGCTTTTACGCTGAATGTTGTTAAGGATCAATTTCCCGAAATTGAGGTACAGTCAAAACAGGATAGCACCAACACACAAAGAATTTTCTTTTTGGGGCAAATTTCAGATGATTATGGGCTTACAAAACTTCGATTGGTATATTTTCCCGAAGGTGATGAAAATCAGGCAAAAATACAGGCTTTACCGCTTAATAAGACCAATTTTGATCAATTCACGTATGTTTTTCCCGGCAACCTATCTTTGACCGAGGGCATTTCCTATGAATATTATTTTGAGGTTTTTGATAATGACGCCCTTCACAATTACAAATCCTCGAAATCTGGAATATATTCCTACAGAAAACTTACAAAAGATGAATTGGAGGATGAACAGCTTCAAAACCAGCAAAACGCCATAAAGGGGCTAGACAAATCTTTAGAGGAATTTAAAGACCAAAAGCAAGCCCTAGAAGAACTTTCACGCACCCAAAAAGAGAAGAACGAGCTTAATTACAACGATAAAAAGAAATTAGAAAACTTTCTACAACGCCAAAGGCAACAAGAGGAAATGATGAAGAATTTTTCAAAAGAAATGAAAGAAGAACTTCAGAATTTTCAGCCTGAAAACCAAGAAAAAGATCCTTTTAAGGAAGAACTCGAAAAACGCTTAGATGAAAATGAGGAGCGTATAAAAGAAAATGAAAAACTACTGGAGGAGCTTGAGAAATTGCAGGATAAGATAGCCAAGGAAGAATTGACAGAGAAGCTTGAAAAACTTTCAAAACAAAATAAAAATCAAGAAAAAAACCTTGAACAATTACTGGAACTTACCAAGCGATACTACGTTGAAAAGAAAGCAGAGAAATTAGCAGAAGAGCTTTTTGAACTAGGGGAAGAGCAGGAGAAACTTGCAGACAAACCTGCTAATGAAAACACCAAGGAAGCCCAAGAAGAACTCAATAAAAAATTTGATAACTATAAGAAAGAGATGGAGAAGCTTCAGAAGGAAAATGAAGCTTTAAAAAAGCCTTTCGATATCCCCGAAGATAAACCAACAGAGCAACAAATAGATGAAGAGCAGCAAAAGGCAACTGATAAATTAGAACAACAAAAGCCTAGCGATGCTGGGAAAAATCAGAAAAATTCAGGCCAAAAAATGAAGCAGATGAGTAAGGGCATGCAGATGCAAATGAATGCAGGTCAAGGGGAGTCTATTGAGGAGGATGTAAAAATGCTTCGACAGATTGTGGATAATTTGGTAGTATTCTCTTTTCAACAAGAAGATTTGATGGAGGTGTTCAAAAAAATTGAATATGGAAACCCTATTTTCGGAAAAAAACTCAACATTCAAAATGATCTAAAAACAAATTTTGAACATATTGACGATAGTATATTTGAACTTTCACTACGTCAGCCACTTATCGGAACCCAAATAAATACTACTCTTACAGAAATTCAGTATAATATCGATAAATCATTAGAAAGATTAGCTGAAAATCAAACCAGACAAGGTATTGGAAATCAACAATATACCACCACAGGCGCAAATGATTTAGCCGTATTATTAAGTGATATATTAGGAAATATGCAAATGCAGATGTCTATGTCTATGGGCTCAGGCTCAGGCAAGGGTACACCCAGCCCTGGTTCTGGAAGTAGTGGGGGATTCCAACTTCCGGATATTATAAAGAAACAAGAGAGTTTAAGTGAGAAAATGAAAGAAGGAATTAATAAAGGGAAAAAGGGATCAAAAGGCGATGGTAAGGGCGAAGGAGATGGTGATGGCAGTGGTGATGGCAATGGTGAGAATGGGGAAGACGGAAATGATGGAAAAAATGGAAATGAAAAAGGCAACAACAAAGAAGGTAAAGGGAACAGTGAAGACATGAATGGCGAACTTTTTGAAATTTTTAAACAACAACAAGACCTTCGAAATCAACTTCAGAACAGATTAAGCAAGGAGAGCTTAAATGGAAATGGAGGCGACTTACTAAAGAAAATGGAGGGCATAGAGCAACAATTATTGGACAAAGGTTTTAACCAGAATACGCTTCAGCAAATGCTCAATTTAAAGTATGAGTTATTGAAACTCGATAAGGCTGACCTTGAACAAGGTCAGGAAACTAGAAGAGAATCACAAACCAATAAAAAAAATTTTCAGAACAACGTCCAACTTTCACCAGAGGATATTAAAAAATACTTCAATACTACTGAGATTTTGAATCGCGAGGCACTACCTTTGCAACAAGATTATAAGAATAAAGTTCAGGAATATTTTAAAGAAAAAAATGATTGA
- a CDS encoding DUF6327 family protein translates to MKRYTTFEEIDRDLKYLRLKSQIDLEEVKLGLNQSKENLSETFSPINLIASTVGSILKKAFVLKVVDKLIGIKPVKEKNYEDDENI, encoded by the coding sequence ATGAAGCGATATACTACTTTTGAAGAAATTGATAGAGATTTAAAATATCTTCGGCTTAAGTCGCAGATAGATCTTGAAGAAGTAAAACTCGGCTTAAACCAAAGTAAGGAAAATCTCAGTGAAACCTTTTCTCCTATAAATTTGATTGCTAGCACTGTAGGCTCAATATTAAAAAAAGCATTTGTGTTAAAAGTCGTTGATAAACTTATTGGAATTAAGCCTGTGAAGGAAAAGAATTATGAGGATGACGAGAACATTTAG
- a CDS encoding SPFH domain-containing protein: MGGFILVPVLIVGLFILLASFFTVKQQTAAIVERFGKFQSIRNSGLQLKIPLIDRIAGRINLKIQQLDVIVETKTKDDVFVRLKISVQFQVLKLKVYDAFYKLENPHDQITSYVFDVVRAEVPKMKLDDVFERKDDIAIAVKAELNEAMSEYGYDIIKTLVTDIDPDIQVKAAMNRINAAEREKVAAEYEAEAERIKIVAKARAEAESKRLQGQGIADQRREIARGLEESVDVLNNVGINSQEASALIVVTQHYDTLQSIGEETNTNLILLPNSPQAGSDMLNNMIASFVASNQIGEQMKKQNEEKGIVPKKRPKRQAPPRPEEGDDLNY, translated from the coding sequence ATGGGCGGATTTATTTTAGTGCCAGTGCTGATTGTTGGTTTATTCATATTATTGGCAAGTTTTTTTACCGTAAAGCAGCAGACTGCGGCAATAGTAGAACGTTTTGGAAAGTTTCAAAGTATACGAAATTCGGGTTTACAGTTGAAAATACCCCTGATTGACCGTATTGCAGGGCGAATTAACTTAAAAATCCAGCAACTGGATGTAATTGTTGAAACTAAAACCAAAGACGATGTTTTTGTGCGCTTAAAAATTTCGGTACAATTCCAGGTTTTAAAATTGAAGGTTTACGATGCTTTTTACAAATTGGAAAATCCGCACGACCAGATAACCTCCTATGTTTTTGATGTGGTAAGGGCCGAAGTTCCAAAGATGAAACTGGACGATGTGTTTGAAAGAAAAGACGATATTGCCATAGCCGTCAAAGCTGAATTGAATGAAGCGATGAGCGAATATGGTTATGATATTATCAAAACACTTGTAACGGATATTGATCCCGATATTCAAGTGAAAGCAGCAATGAACCGAATAAACGCTGCAGAAAGAGAAAAAGTAGCTGCTGAATACGAAGCAGAAGCTGAACGAATTAAAATTGTAGCAAAAGCCCGTGCAGAAGCTGAAAGCAAACGTTTACAGGGGCAGGGTATTGCAGACCAGCGTCGTGAAATTGCCCGCGGTCTCGAAGAAAGTGTTGATGTATTGAACAATGTGGGTATCAACTCACAGGAAGCCTCGGCTTTGATTGTAGTTACGCAACATTATGATACGCTGCAATCCATCGGCGAAGAAACAAATACTAATCTTATTCTTTTACCAAATTCCCCACAGGCAGGCAGTGATATGCTGAACAATATGATAGCTTCCTTTGTGGCCAGTAACCAAATTGGCGAACAAATGAAAAAGCAAAACGAAGAGAAAGGAATCGTCCCAAAAAAGAGGCCGAAACGACAAGCACCGCCACGCCCAGAAGAAGGTGATGATTTGAATTATTAA
- a CDS encoding phage holin family protein: protein MAFSSLKESLHRVTDRIEDYSVSMAEYYKLRLFKSTMKGAISLVNLLVYGSLSLFVMLFLSVGAAYWLGTFFEHIYVGFLLIGAFYGIILIFMFIFGRKIIERNMLHKFSGLLYDENDLDPKIAAEKELNEYQETLFEEKLPDEKISN, encoded by the coding sequence ATGGCATTTAGTAGCCTAAAAGAGAGTCTCCATCGAGTAACTGATAGAATAGAAGATTATAGTGTAAGCATGGCGGAGTATTATAAACTCCGCCTGTTTAAATCTACAATGAAAGGCGCTATATCTCTGGTAAACCTTTTGGTTTATGGTAGTCTTTCATTATTTGTAATGCTTTTTCTTTCAGTAGGTGCAGCCTATTGGCTTGGAACTTTTTTTGAACATATATATGTTGGATTCCTATTGATAGGTGCGTTTTATGGAATCATACTTATATTCATGTTTATATTCGGTAGAAAAATTATTGAGCGCAATATGTTGCATAAATTTTCAGGACTGTTGTATGACGAAAATGATTTGGATCCTAAAATTGCAGCTGAAAAAGAATTAAACGAGTATCAAGAAACACTGTTTGAGGAAAAGCTTCCAGACGAAAAAATTTCAAATTAA
- the ybeY gene encoding rRNA maturation RNase YbeY gives MIEFNYLTDFRLENESNTQDWILNVITSEDFEVGEIVYIFCDDDYLYNLNKVYLNHDTLTDIISFDYGLGKQVNGEIYISIERVADNAKDFNTDFKTELNRVIIHGILHFCGYKDKSKDEKLLMRKKEDEALLALSKQSIL, from the coding sequence ATGATTGAATTTAATTATTTAACCGATTTCAGGTTGGAGAATGAATCTAATACACAGGATTGGATTTTGAATGTTATTACAAGTGAAGATTTTGAAGTAGGTGAAATAGTTTATATTTTCTGTGATGATGATTATCTATATAATTTAAATAAGGTGTATCTAAATCACGATACACTTACCGATATTATTAGTTTTGATTATGGATTGGGCAAACAAGTTAATGGAGAGATATATATTTCAATTGAACGGGTCGCCGATAACGCAAAAGACTTTAATACAGATTTTAAAACCGAATTGAATAGAGTAATAATTCACGGAATTCTACACTTCTGCGGATATAAAGACAAAAGTAAGGACGAAAAATTACTGATGCGGAAAAAGGAAGATGAAGCGCTTCTTGCCCTATCAAAACAGTCTATATTATAA
- a CDS encoding YtxH domain-containing protein, with protein sequence MASNTGQTLLALLTGAAIGAGIGILYAPDKGSKTRDKLSKEAKKAQKKLNKQIQETSSTLSDRAQRAKISFEQKLNETLSSASYKADDILLAMEDKLEALRKQNAKLQIDAQTNKAQATAKKVTS encoded by the coding sequence ATGGCATCAAATACAGGTCAAACGTTACTAGCATTATTAACTGGAGCAGCTATTGGAGCTGGAATAGGAATTCTCTATGCGCCGGACAAAGGTTCAAAAACTAGAGATAAACTTAGCAAAGAAGCAAAAAAGGCCCAAAAGAAACTGAACAAACAAATTCAAGAAACAAGCAGTACGCTTAGCGACAGAGCACAGCGGGCAAAAATTAGTTTTGAACAAAAACTAAATGAAACCCTATCTTCTGCAAGTTACAAAGCCGATGATATTCTTTTGGCAATGGAAGATAAACTGGAAGCTTTGAGAAAACAAAATGCTAAATTACAAATAGACGCCCAAACCAATAAAGCGCAAGCCACAGCAAAAAAAGTAACTTCGTAA
- the mnmG gene encoding tRNA uridine-5-carboxymethylaminomethyl(34) synthesis enzyme MnmG, with protein sequence MFSEEYDVIVVGAGHAGSEAAAAAANMGSKTLLVTMNLQTIAQMSCNPAMGGIAKGQIVREIDALGGYSGIVSDKTAIQFKMLNKSKGPAMWSPRVQSDRMRFAETWRNMLEQTPNLDFYQEMISGIIVQNGKIIGVRTSLGLEIKAKSVVLTNGTFLNGLIHIGDKQFGGGRAGEKASTGITQDLINLGFEAGRMKTGTPPRVDGRSLDFSKMIEQPGDDVPEKFSFSDETKPLKQQRSCHMSYTSLDVHDILREGFDRSPMFNGAIKSIGPRYCPSIEDKINRFADKDRHQLFVEPEGWDTVEYYINGFSTSLPEDVQFKALRQVAGFENVKFFRPGYAIEYDYFPPTQLKHTLETKLVSGLYFAGQINGTTGYEEAASQGLMAGINAHLKVQEKEPFMLQRNEAYIGVLIDDLITKGTEEPYRMFTSRAEYRTLLRQDNADFRLTPKAFEIGLASEKRMRKMEEKKIKSEAFVQFFKDTSVSPEEINEIFLARNSALVNQSDKMFKFFSRPEVTMADMKTITSVKNYIAENYLDSEMIEQAEIQVKYSGYIEKEKNNADKLNRLEGLKIPISFDYSKLKSLSYEAREKLSKIKPATVSQASRISGVSPNDISVLLVYMGR encoded by the coding sequence ATGTTTTCTGAAGAATATGATGTAATTGTTGTAGGCGCTGGCCACGCAGGTTCTGAAGCCGCTGCCGCAGCAGCCAATATGGGCTCGAAAACACTATTGGTGACAATGAATTTGCAAACAATTGCTCAAATGAGCTGCAACCCAGCTATGGGAGGTATAGCAAAAGGTCAGATTGTTCGAGAAATTGATGCTCTTGGCGGATATAGCGGGATTGTGTCTGATAAAACTGCGATACAATTCAAAATGCTCAACAAATCTAAAGGACCTGCTATGTGGAGTCCCCGGGTACAAAGCGACCGCATGCGTTTTGCCGAAACTTGGAGAAATATGCTTGAGCAAACCCCAAATCTGGACTTTTATCAAGAAATGATTTCGGGTATCATAGTTCAAAACGGAAAGATAATAGGGGTGAGAACTTCATTGGGTTTAGAAATTAAAGCTAAAAGTGTTGTGCTCACAAACGGCACTTTTTTAAATGGTTTGATTCATATTGGCGATAAGCAGTTCGGTGGTGGTCGTGCAGGCGAAAAAGCATCTACTGGAATAACTCAGGATCTAATAAATTTAGGCTTTGAAGCTGGAAGAATGAAAACTGGCACACCCCCGAGAGTAGATGGACGGTCATTGGATTTTTCTAAAATGATTGAACAGCCTGGAGATGATGTTCCCGAAAAATTCTCTTTTTCGGACGAAACAAAACCTTTAAAACAACAGCGCTCATGCCATATGAGCTATACTAGTTTAGATGTTCATGACATTCTTCGGGAAGGTTTTGACAGATCGCCAATGTTTAATGGCGCAATCAAAAGTATCGGCCCTCGATATTGCCCTTCAATAGAAGATAAAATCAATCGATTTGCTGATAAAGATAGACACCAGCTTTTTGTTGAGCCAGAAGGATGGGATACGGTAGAATATTACATCAATGGTTTTTCTACTTCGTTGCCCGAGGATGTTCAATTTAAGGCATTGCGTCAGGTTGCCGGTTTTGAAAATGTAAAATTCTTCCGCCCTGGTTATGCAATAGAATATGATTATTTCCCGCCCACCCAATTAAAACACACTTTGGAAACAAAATTGGTTTCAGGTCTTTATTTTGCAGGACAAATCAACGGAACTACCGGTTATGAAGAGGCTGCCTCCCAAGGTTTAATGGCAGGGATAAATGCCCATCTGAAAGTTCAGGAAAAAGAGCCTTTTATGCTTCAACGAAATGAAGCTTATATTGGTGTTTTAATAGACGATCTTATAACAAAAGGAACAGAAGAACCTTACAGAATGTTTACTTCTCGCGCAGAATACAGAACACTTTTGCGTCAAGATAATGCAGACTTCAGATTGACTCCTAAAGCGTTTGAAATTGGTTTGGCCAGTGAAAAACGTATGCGCAAAATGGAAGAAAAGAAAATTAAATCTGAAGCTTTTGTGCAGTTTTTTAAAGACACCAGCGTCTCGCCGGAAGAAATAAATGAGATATTCTTAGCGCGCAATTCTGCCCTCGTAAACCAAAGTGACAAAATGTTTAAATTCTTCTCCCGTCCGGAAGTGACTATGGCAGACATGAAAACAATTACTTCTGTAAAAAATTATATTGCGGAAAACTATTTGGACTCAGAAATGATTGAACAGGCAGAAATCCAAGTAAAATATTCAGGGTACATTGAAAAAGAAAAAAACAATGCAGATAAATTAAATAGGCTGGAAGGTTTAAAGATTCCTATTTCTTTTGATTATTCAAAATTAAAATCACTCTCTTATGAAGCACGGGAAAAACTTTCAAAAATTAAACCCGCAACCGTTTCCCAAGCTTCCCGAATTAGTGGTGTTTCCCCAAACGATATTTCGGTACTGTTAGTATATATGGGGCGTTAG
- the gltX gene encoding glutamate--tRNA ligase, whose translation MSQKVRVRFAPSPTGPLHIGGVRTALFNYLFAKKHKGDFLLRIEDTDQTRYVEGAEAYIIEALNWLNIPYDEGPGKEKDCGPYRQSERKHLYKQYADALIESGNAYYAFDTSKELDAHRKDHDEKGKTFIYNWHNRLKLKNSLVISAEETQQKIANGEEYVIRFKSPEDETLQLNDIIRGEMQVETSILDDKVLFKSDGMPTYHLANIVDDHLMKITHVIRGEEWLPSLALHVLLYRAFGWEAPKFAHLPLILKPTGNGKLSKRDGDKMGFPVFPLEWKTVEGDLFSGYREDGYLPEAVVNMLAFLGWNPGTEQEIFSLEELISAFELERVHKAGAKFDPEKTKWFQHQYLQEVDDAKLAADFLQLLKEKGVSSNLNLTKIVSLLKERATFVSDLWDQGSFFFEAPDSYDAKASDKAFKAETPELLQKVVSILNATEDFSAENLSEKVKGWITSENIGFGKVMMPLRLALVGEMKGPDVFDIFSILGKEESISRIEKAISYIG comes from the coding sequence ATGTCTCAAAAAGTTAGGGTTCGTTTTGCCCCCAGTCCCACAGGTCCTTTACACATAGGTGGTGTTCGCACGGCTTTGTTCAATTATTTATTCGCAAAAAAACATAAAGGCGATTTTCTATTACGAATTGAAGATACCGACCAGACCCGTTACGTGGAAGGTGCCGAGGCATACATTATTGAAGCCCTAAACTGGTTAAATATTCCGTACGACGAAGGCCCTGGAAAAGAAAAAGATTGCGGGCCGTACCGCCAAAGCGAACGCAAACATCTGTATAAGCAATATGCTGATGCATTGATTGAGTCGGGAAATGCCTACTACGCTTTCGACACTTCCAAAGAACTTGACGCCCACCGAAAAGATCACGATGAAAAAGGAAAAACCTTTATCTATAATTGGCACAATCGCTTAAAACTTAAAAATTCGTTGGTTATTTCTGCGGAAGAAACTCAACAGAAAATAGCAAATGGAGAAGAATACGTAATTCGTTTTAAATCCCCCGAAGATGAAACCCTTCAATTAAACGATATCATCCGCGGTGAAATGCAGGTGGAAACAAGTATTCTCGACGATAAGGTTCTCTTCAAAAGCGATGGAATGCCCACCTACCATTTGGCAAATATTGTGGACGACCATTTAATGAAAATAACGCACGTTATCCGTGGGGAGGAATGGTTGCCTTCGTTGGCATTGCACGTATTATTGTATCGCGCTTTTGGCTGGGAAGCGCCTAAATTTGCGCATTTGCCGTTGATTTTAAAACCAACCGGCAACGGAAAACTCAGCAAGCGCGATGGCGATAAAATGGGTTTTCCCGTATTTCCTTTGGAATGGAAAACTGTTGAAGGAGATCTTTTCTCAGGCTATCGCGAAGATGGTTATCTGCCCGAAGCTGTTGTAAATATGCTCGCCTTTTTAGGCTGGAACCCCGGAACGGAGCAGGAAATTTTCAGTTTGGAAGAATTGATTTCCGCTTTTGAATTGGAAAGAGTTCATAAAGCAGGAGCAAAATTCGATCCCGAAAAAACAAAATGGTTTCAGCATCAATATTTGCAAGAAGTTGATGATGCAAAACTTGCGGCAGATTTTTTACAATTATTGAAAGAAAAAGGAGTTTCAAGCAACCTTAATTTGACAAAAATTGTTTCGCTTTTAAAAGAGCGAGCAACCTTCGTAAGCGACCTTTGGGACCAGGGAAGTTTCTTTTTTGAAGCACCTGATAGTTACGATGCAAAAGCGTCTGATAAAGCTTTTAAGGCAGAAACCCCAGAATTGCTTCAAAAAGTGGTTTCAATTTTAAATGCTACGGAAGACTTTTCGGCAGAAAACCTTTCAGAAAAAGTAAAAGGATGGATTACTTCAGAAAATATCGGCTTTGGAAAAGTGATGATGCCTCTAAGATTGGCCCTCGTGGGAGAAATGAAAGGTCCGGATGTTTTTGATATTTTTTCAATTTTAGGAAAAGAAGAAAGCATTTCCCGTATTGAAAAGGCGATAAGTTATATAGGTTAA